TTAATATCTTTAATAAAATTTTGTATTCTATTTTGAGCATCGTTGGATGTGATAAAATGATTAGGCGTATTCACCATAAGTAAGTGCATTTTAGAGTCAAAAAGATTGGCAAATGCCATGGCTTTTTTAAAAGGCGCTATGCTTTCCTCGTTAAAATCAGATGCAAAAACAAAGTGTTTGGTTTGGAATGTTTTATGCTCGTTTTTAATAACAAGTACAGGAGTTTCAGAAGTGCGAACCACTTTTTCGGTATTACTACCAATAAGCATTTCCTTTAAACCACTTGCTCCGTTAGACCCCATAACAACCAAGTCTATTTGATTTTTTTTACAAACATGAAAAACGCCCTTAAATATTTCCTGAAACTCTACGTGCTCATGTACTACCAAGCCTTTTAGATAATCTTTCTCTTTTAATTCTTCAAATTGCTTGTGTGCTAATTTCATAAAAAACATGGCTTCAGGCAAGTCGTTGTAAGAACTTAAAGGGTCTACGGTTTGCAGTGGTGCTTCAAGAATATGCAGTAAATAAAGTTCACAACCATGCTTTTTGGCTAATTGTGCGGCTACCTTTAAAGCGTTTTCGGCTTGAGTAGAAAAGTCGGTGGGGAC
This genomic window from Mariniflexile sp. TRM1-10 contains:
- a CDS encoding universal stress protein — translated: MKKILVPTDFSTQAENALKVAAQLAKKHGCELYLLHILEAPLQTVDPLSSYNDLPEAMFFMKLAHKQFEELKEKDYLKGLVVHEHVEFQEIFKGVFHVCKKNQIDLVVMGSNGASGLKEMLIGSNTEKVVRTSETPVLVIKNEHKTFQTKHFVFASDFNEESIAPFKKAMAFANLFDSKMHLLMVNTPNHFITSNDAQNRIQNFIKDIKMPNYSVNIYNDVTIETGIMNFSQSINADFIGMSTHGRRGISHFFNGSISEDLVNHAKRPVMTFKI